The Flavobacteriales bacterium genome includes a region encoding these proteins:
- the def gene encoding peptide deformylase — translation MILPIVAYGHPVLKEVAKDIEKDYPELDTLLENMWETMYNAHGVGLAAPQIGKSIRIFVIDASPFADEEPALKDFKKAFINAHIIEETGEDWDFNEGCLSIPEVREDVTRPSEVLIEYYNENWEKKTEKFDGLAARIIQHEYDHIDGILFTDHLTSLRKRMINGKLKKIQDGKIDSGYRMKLAPSKKKKR, via the coding sequence ATGATATTACCTATTGTAGCCTACGGTCATCCCGTTTTAAAAGAAGTAGCTAAAGACATTGAAAAAGACTATCCTGAACTGGATACTTTATTAGAAAACATGTGGGAAACTATGTATAATGCCCACGGAGTAGGTCTTGCTGCTCCACAAATCGGAAAATCTATCCGAATTTTCGTAATAGATGCTTCACCCTTTGCTGATGAAGAACCCGCTCTTAAAGATTTCAAAAAGGCGTTTATAAATGCTCATATTATTGAAGAAACAGGTGAAGACTGGGATTTTAATGAAGGTTGTTTAAGTATTCCCGAAGTTAGAGAAGATGTCACAAGACCTTCTGAAGTATTGATAGAGTATTACAATGAAAATTGGGAAAAGAAAACCGAAAAATTTGATGGCTTAGCTGCCCGAATTATTCAACATGAGTACGACCATATTGACGGAATTTTATTTACCGATCATTTAACCTCTTTGAGAAAAAGAATGATCAATGGGAAGTTAAAAAAGATTCAAGATGGAAAAATAGACTCTGGATACCGCATGAAACTGGCTCCTAGCAAAAAGAAAAAAAGATAA
- the rsfS gene encoding ribosome silencing factor — MTKRKKIEAYKEIIVEAILEKKGQNITILDFEELENTSSDLFIICEGNSTTQLNAIVDSIEEFMRVHLGEKPWHIEGESNQSWILMDYVNVVIHVFTPETRHFYNIEELWADAKITQITENSSLIK; from the coding sequence ATGACCAAAAGAAAAAAAATTGAAGCCTACAAAGAGATTATTGTAGAAGCTATTTTAGAAAAAAAAGGACAGAATATCACCATATTAGACTTTGAAGAACTAGAAAATACTTCTTCAGATCTTTTTATTATCTGTGAAGGGAATTCCACCACCCAATTGAATGCAATTGTAGATTCTATAGAAGAATTTATGAGAGTTCATTTAGGAGAAAAACCTTGGCACATAGAAGGAGAAAGTAATCAAAGCTGGATCCTAATGGATTATGTAAATGTAGTGATTCACGTATTTACCCCAGAAACCCGTCATTTCTATAATATAGAAGAATTATGGGCAGATGCAAAAATTACTCAAATAACAGAAAATAGTAGCTTGATAAAGTAA
- the bamD gene encoding outer membrane protein assembly factor BamD gives MKIHYSFIFVAMLFSCANPSQEAFDTLSQKEKSFFETHKTKELTQEEGEKMIEQYKDFEKQFPDHKELPEIYLKKADIYQGYKKFLMALKVYEDFTKKFPQHKKVAYASFMKGFVCDQAYNFSKYDRYKTYAIDFYSKFIQKYPKHPLAKDARGAIKYLNESK, from the coding sequence ATGAAAATACATTATTCTTTTATTTTTGTTGCCATGCTATTTTCTTGTGCAAATCCTTCACAAGAGGCCTTTGACACCTTATCACAAAAAGAAAAAAGCTTCTTTGAGACTCATAAAACCAAAGAGTTAACCCAAGAAGAAGGAGAGAAAATGATTGAGCAATACAAAGATTTTGAAAAACAATTTCCTGATCACAAAGAACTGCCCGAAATCTACCTTAAAAAAGCCGATATCTATCAGGGATATAAAAAGTTCTTGATGGCACTAAAGGTGTATGAAGATTTTACCAAAAAATTTCCTCAGCACAAAAAAGTAGCCTACGCAAGTTTTATGAAAGGGTTTGTTTGTGATCAAGCTTATAATTTTTCTAAGTACGACCGATATAAAACGTATGCGATTGATTTTTATTCAAAATTTATCCAAAAATACCCAAAACATCCACTAGCAAAAGACGCTCGAGGAGCCATAAAATACCTCAATGAGTCCAAATAA
- the ftsH gene encoding ATP-dependent zinc metalloprotease FtsH: MEPNQNKKNNKPQKRNSFNIYWFYTIVAVFIIAYQIYSLNTSNKDWSWKQLKTALESNEVKGIELRNRTVAYIKIKREALESEPYKKIVKRNSLSAPYHFQYTIGDIRTFTERVQEAQKDTKEEEKIYVDYVNVENVLDTFLSWLPLLIFIGFIVFMMRRMGGSGAGGPGGQIFNIGKSKAQVFDEKKKIETTFKDVAGLEGAKEEVQEIVNFLKNPDKYTSLGGKIPKGALLVGPPGTGKTLLAKAVAGEAGVPFFSLSGSDFVEMFVGVGASRVRDLFQRAKEKSPSIIFIDEIDAIGRARGKNAMTGGNDERENTLNQLLTEMDGFGTKNHVIVLAATNRADVLDKALVRAGRFDRQIYVDLPELNERKEIFEVHTKSLKVEDNLDLDFLAKQTPGFSGADIANMCNEAALIAARKDKKQINKQDFLDAVDRIIGGLEKRNKIISKSEKEVIAIHEAGHAVASWMSEFAAPLVKVTIVPRGKSLGAAWYLPEERQITTTEQMLHEMRATLGGRAAEDIIFNKISTGALSDLEKVTKQAQAMVSIYGLSDKIGNVSYYDSSGQQSGFTKPFSEETARIIDQEIKDIIQQQYEFTKKILQENVAGLKQIAKLLLDNEVIFKEDLEKVLGTRQSSEYNSIFPTEKIEENNTEEKPKIDEGEAERE; encoded by the coding sequence ATGGAGCCAAATCAAAACAAAAAGAATAACAAACCACAAAAACGTAACTCGTTTAATATCTATTGGTTTTACACTATAGTTGCTGTTTTTATAATTGCCTACCAGATATATTCATTAAATACTTCCAACAAAGACTGGAGCTGGAAACAGCTTAAAACAGCCTTGGAAAGTAATGAAGTAAAAGGTATTGAACTAAGAAACAGAACTGTAGCCTATATAAAAATAAAGCGAGAAGCTTTAGAATCAGAACCTTACAAAAAAATTGTAAAAAGAAATTCTCTCTCAGCTCCTTATCATTTTCAATATACCATTGGAGACATTAGAACGTTTACAGAAAGAGTACAAGAAGCTCAAAAAGATACAAAGGAAGAGGAAAAAATCTATGTAGATTATGTAAATGTTGAAAATGTTTTAGATACATTCCTTTCTTGGCTTCCACTTCTTATTTTTATAGGATTTATCGTTTTTATGATGAGAAGAATGGGAGGTTCTGGCGCAGGAGGACCTGGAGGTCAGATCTTCAATATTGGAAAATCTAAAGCACAAGTTTTTGACGAAAAGAAAAAAATTGAAACAACCTTTAAGGATGTAGCAGGACTAGAAGGAGCAAAAGAAGAAGTACAAGAAATTGTGAATTTTCTTAAAAATCCTGATAAATACACCAGTCTAGGAGGAAAAATACCAAAAGGAGCCCTACTTGTAGGACCTCCAGGAACAGGAAAAACTCTTTTAGCAAAAGCTGTAGCTGGAGAAGCAGGTGTTCCATTTTTCTCACTTTCAGGTTCAGATTTTGTTGAAATGTTTGTGGGTGTTGGAGCCTCTAGAGTAAGAGATTTATTCCAAAGAGCAAAAGAAAAATCACCTTCTATAATCTTTATCGATGAAATTGATGCCATCGGAAGAGCCCGTGGTAAAAACGCCATGACAGGTGGAAACGATGAAAGAGAAAACACACTAAACCAACTACTTACAGAGATGGACGGTTTTGGAACGAAGAATCATGTAATCGTTCTTGCTGCCACAAACCGTGCCGATGTTCTTGATAAAGCATTGGTTCGTGCAGGAAGATTTGATAGACAAATTTATGTGGATCTTCCAGAGCTTAATGAAAGAAAAGAAATCTTTGAAGTACATACAAAAAGTCTTAAAGTAGAAGATAATTTAGATCTAGACTTTTTAGCAAAGCAAACACCTGGGTTCTCAGGTGCCGATATTGCCAATATGTGTAACGAAGCTGCATTAATTGCTGCAAGAAAAGATAAAAAACAAATCAATAAGCAAGACTTTTTAGATGCTGTTGATAGAATTATTGGAGGATTAGAGAAAAGAAATAAAATAATCTCAAAATCTGAAAAAGAAGTGATTGCTATTCATGAGGCTGGACATGCCGTTGCAAGCTGGATGTCTGAATTTGCCGCTCCCCTAGTAAAAGTTACTATTGTACCCAGAGGTAAATCCCTTGGAGCAGCTTGGTATTTACCAGAGGAAAGACAAATAACCACCACTGAACAAATGCTTCATGAAATGCGAGCAACCCTAGGAGGACGTGCTGCAGAAGATATTATTTTTAACAAAATTTCTACAGGAGCTTTGTCTGATCTCGAAAAAGTAACAAAACAGGCTCAGGCTATGGTTTCTATTTACGGACTTTCTGATAAAATTGGAAATGTTTCATATTATGACTCTAGTGGACAACAGAGTGGGTTTACCAAGCCATTTAGTGAAGAAACTGCAAGAATAATTGATCAAGAAATCAAAGATATTATTCAACAGCAATATGAATTTACTAAGAAAATTCTTCAAGAAAATGTGGCTGGTTTAAAACAAATTGCTAAATTGCTTCTTGATAATGAAGTGATTTTCAAGGAAGACCTAGAAAAAGTATTAGGAACAAGACAATCCTCTGAGTATAATTCTATTTTTCCAACAGAAAAAATAGAAGAAAATAATACAGAAGAGAAACCTAAAATAGACGAAGGAGAAGCGGAACGTGAATAA
- a CDS encoding lactate utilization protein: MNKLLKIFGLNKESEEHHKKIDDQNADLSKNTNNNNSLQEIDPRKNMELDELFAYEFTNQGGKFLLLDHSKEIQEQIPIILQENGWNSPFITEDKIKTLVNLSKTSTLAQADVFISSCDNIIANQGKLMISSHQVKQYLFSQMPKNHIIIGTTSQFVKNMNEGLSRINRIYRKALPTKITTFSTKSKTIEENQKQLDRNIYLLLLEDYS; encoded by the coding sequence GTGAATAAATTATTGAAGATTTTTGGGCTCAATAAAGAAAGTGAAGAACATCATAAAAAGATTGATGATCAAAATGCGGATTTGTCCAAAAACACCAATAATAATAACAGTCTCCAAGAAATTGACCCCAGGAAAAATATGGAACTCGATGAGCTTTTCGCCTACGAGTTCACAAATCAAGGCGGTAAATTTCTGCTCCTTGATCACTCCAAAGAAATTCAAGAACAAATTCCAATCATTCTTCAAGAGAATGGTTGGAATTCGCCTTTTATAACAGAAGATAAAATTAAGACATTAGTAAATTTATCAAAAACATCTACCCTAGCCCAAGCCGACGTTTTTATATCTTCTTGTGATAACATTATTGCCAATCAAGGTAAACTAATGATTTCCTCACATCAAGTAAAGCAATATTTATTCTCTCAAATGCCCAAAAATCATATTATTATTGGTACAACAAGCCAATTTGTTAAAAATATGAACGAAGGACTGAGTAGAATCAACAGAATATACCGCAAGGCTTTACCAACAAAAATTACCACGTTTAGCACAAAATCTAAAACAATTGAGGAAAATCAAAAGCAATTAGACCGCAATATTTATCTACTTTTGTTAGAAGATTATTCCTAA
- a CDS encoding phosphatidate cytidylyltransferase, producing MNNFQKRLLSGAVYIIVLTLGCTLNENTAHSLFVLLMLLSLYEFKTIAQKFLSVHHSFTYIISLMFYLSINPKAFPILEFSANAWLFASIIVYLSWIFYLIQYKTESYKYIVSDLFSYVYIVLPFALAVPFAKTGTTDFVGYKILLLFVFIWSSDSFAYVFGSKFGKNKLFPSVSPKKSWEGFIGGGLSTLILGYLAGYFFEFVTIPEALLYAFLAFFFGSIGDLIQSSLKRHFEIKDSSNLIPGHGGFLDRLDSFIFAMPIVYILNLAL from the coding sequence ATGAACAACTTCCAAAAAAGGCTACTCAGTGGAGCCGTTTATATCATTGTGCTCACATTGGGGTGTACACTCAACGAGAATACTGCTCATAGTTTATTTGTACTTTTGATGCTTTTATCATTGTATGAATTCAAAACAATTGCTCAAAAATTCTTATCAGTTCACCACAGCTTTACCTATATCATCTCACTGATGTTTTATTTGAGTATCAACCCAAAAGCATTTCCGATATTGGAATTTTCTGCAAATGCTTGGCTGTTTGCAAGTATCATTGTGTATCTAAGCTGGATTTTTTACCTGATACAATACAAAACAGAGAGTTACAAATACATTGTTAGTGATTTATTTAGCTATGTATATATCGTATTACCTTTTGCTTTGGCAGTTCCTTTTGCAAAAACAGGAACAACGGACTTTGTAGGATACAAAATTCTATTACTTTTTGTATTCATCTGGTCATCAGATTCTTTCGCCTATGTTTTTGGTTCAAAGTTTGGAAAAAACAAATTATTCCCTTCTGTTTCACCCAAAAAATCTTGGGAAGGATTTATTGGTGGAGGTCTCTCTACACTGATTTTGGGTTATTTGGCAGGTTATTTTTTCGAATTTGTGACTATTCCTGAAGCTTTGCTTTATGCTTTTTTAGCATTTTTCTTCGGATCAATAGGAGATTTAATACAATCGAGCCTTAAAAGACATTTTGAAATAAAAGACTCTAGCAATCTCATACCAGGACATGGAGGTTTTTTGGATCGTTTAGATTCCTTTATTTTCGCAATGCCCATCGTGTATATTTTGAATTTAGCCTTATAA
- a CDS encoding M48 family metallopeptidase: MSPNKYRHTFHEFDLIVSVKNMKNIRLKKNPRDGLWQLSIPFGVSLKEINAFLESNYDWMKEIEKKMTQRAQKDKTKFENNSKHLLFGVYYTFSFAKAQKTFDYQIDEDKKTIHIYANHEPNPEINEQLLNHFYTLELQKILPDLIEKCTHITKQYFNQIKIKTMISRWGSCSLRTRNISLNSHLAKHPIIHIEHVLIHELTHFLEPSHNHRFKAFLDQFQPGWRTIDRDIKRIGFG; the protein is encoded by the coding sequence ATGAGTCCAAATAAATACCGACATACTTTCCATGAATTTGACCTCATTGTGAGTGTAAAAAACATGAAAAATATTCGGCTAAAGAAAAATCCTAGAGATGGTCTGTGGCAATTGAGTATTCCTTTTGGGGTGAGCCTTAAAGAAATCAATGCTTTTTTAGAATCCAATTATGATTGGATGAAAGAGATTGAGAAAAAAATGACTCAAAGAGCTCAAAAAGATAAAACCAAATTTGAAAATAACTCCAAACATCTTTTGTTTGGAGTTTATTATACCTTCTCGTTTGCAAAAGCTCAAAAGACATTTGACTATCAAATAGATGAGGACAAAAAAACAATTCATATTTACGCCAATCATGAACCAAATCCAGAGATCAATGAGCAATTATTGAATCACTTCTACACCTTAGAATTACAAAAGATACTTCCTGATTTAATAGAAAAATGCACCCATATCACAAAGCAATATTTTAATCAAATAAAAATAAAAACCATGATTTCAAGATGGGGATCTTGCTCACTAAGAACAAGAAATATTAGCCTTAATTCTCACCTTGCAAAACATCCTATTATTCATATCGAACATGTTCTCATTCACGAGCTAACTCATTTTTTAGAACCTTCTCACAACCATCGTTTCAAAGCATTTTTAGATCAATTTCAGCCTGGCTGGAGAACCATAGATCGAGATATTAAAAGGATTGGTTTCGGGTAA
- the ruvX gene encoding Holliday junction resolvase RuvX has translation MGKLLGIDYGEKRIGLAETDELQIIAAPMDTISNKEIWDFLKGFLATNSVEKIILGLPTYLNGDHSETTQKVLDFSKKLEKKYPNIPVIHVDESYTSQMAFQTMIDAGASKKKRKNKGLIDKISASIILQNYMNQL, from the coding sequence ATGGGAAAACTATTAGGAATTGATTACGGAGAAAAACGCATTGGACTTGCAGAAACAGACGAATTGCAAATTATTGCCGCTCCCATGGATACGATTTCTAATAAAGAAATTTGGGACTTTTTAAAGGGTTTCTTAGCAACCAATAGTGTGGAGAAAATTATTTTGGGTTTACCCACCTACCTAAATGGTGATCATTCTGAAACGACTCAAAAAGTACTTGATTTCTCAAAAAAACTTGAAAAAAAATACCCCAATATTCCCGTAATTCATGTAGATGAAAGCTATACATCTCAAATGGCTTTTCAAACCATGATAGACGCAGGAGCATCTAAGAAAAAAAGAAAAAATAAAGGGCTAATTGACAAAATAAGTGCCTCAATTATCCTTCAAAACTATATGAATCAACTATGA